A window of the Deltaproteobacteria bacterium genome harbors these coding sequences:
- a CDS encoding ABC transporter permease, with product MMGSFVLKRLLHMVPLLLGITFLSFIIISLAPGDYLSTLKMNPQISEETINRLEQEFGLDKPVYIQYVKWLWQIVHLNFGDSIAYRVDVLSLIMSRAFNTIILSAASIIFAWSLAIPIGIAVAYWQNSFLDRFLSLIAFFGMAIPNFFLAFLLLYFALKTGWFPVGGSFSYDYDSLTLWGKFTDRLYHLILPVIVLGTSGMAGLMRLMRGNILEIKNSDYVRTARAKGLGEGVIIFKHVLRNALNPFITLAGYELGSLLGGAALVEAVLNLQGLGTMMLQAVMGQDIYLIMGSLLIGALLLIIGNLIADITLTLVDPRIKME from the coding sequence ATGATGGGGAGCTTTGTTCTTAAGAGACTCCTTCACATGGTTCCCCTCCTTTTGGGAATCACCTTTCTCTCTTTTATTATCATATCCCTTGCTCCCGGCGACTACCTCTCCACCCTCAAGATGAATCCCCAGATCTCGGAAGAGACCATCAATCGACTCGAACAGGAATTCGGCCTCGACAAACCTGTTTATATACAATATGTGAAATGGCTCTGGCAGATAGTGCACCTTAATTTCGGTGATTCCATTGCCTACCGCGTAGATGTGCTAAGCCTCATTATGAGCCGTGCATTCAACACAATCATACTCTCTGCAGCAAGTATCATCTTCGCCTGGAGCCTTGCCATTCCCATCGGAATAGCCGTTGCCTACTGGCAAAACTCCTTTCTCGACCGCTTTCTCTCTTTAATCGCCTTCTTCGGCATGGCAATTCCAAACTTCTTTCTTGCCTTCCTGCTTCTCTATTTCGCCCTGAAAACAGGATGGTTTCCCGTAGGGGGAAGCTTTTCCTATGACTACGATTCATTGACGCTCTGGGGAAAGTTTACCGACAGGCTTTATCACCTTATCCTTCCTGTTATAGTACTGGGCACATCGGGCATGGCGGGCCTCATGCGTCTCATGAGAGGCAATATCCTTGAAATTAAAAACTCAGACTATGTAAGAACGGCCAGGGCAAAGGGTCTTGGAGAAGGCGTCATTATATTCAAGCATGTGCTTAGAAATGCCCTCAATCCATTTATTACCCTTGCAGGATATGAATTGGGAAGTCTGCTCGGCGGCGCAGCCCTTGTAGAAGCAGTTCTCAACCTTCAGGGGCTGGGCACGATGATGCTGCAAGCCGTCATGGGACAGGATATTTACCTCATCATGGGTTCGCTTCTTATCGGCGCTCTTTTACT
- a CDS encoding ABC transporter substrate-binding protein, producing the protein MLKLSFRTPAILLLIPLLSLLFSCTSQKEEKLQVKAKVKQNLVTATISDPKTFNILISKETSSSDVVSPLFEGLVSLNPKTLEHEPMLAESWEFSEGGKRWTFHLRKGVKWHDGEPFTADDIIFTFKAIYDPKVPTSTRDILSIEGKPFTLEKVDEMTVRFILPKPFAPFLNSIGAADIMPEHILGKALEEGHFADNWGIDTPPEKLIGTGPYIMTKYVPAQYVKYKRNPNYWMKDEGGKQLPYLEEQNLLIVPDQNTLYVKFTAGQTDTHGPRPEEVETLKKDAKKLDITVKKRGLNTGTLFVTFNRNPEYFLKNNEANPRYKWFRDKHFLRGLAHAVDKETIIANTMFGRGKASVAEISEENKLFHNPDLKDYKYDLEKALQVLSEGGYKKGEDGLLRDSDSNIIEFDLNTNAGNHLREQICSILQEDWQKLGIKVNYRPLEFNLLVEKLDNTYQWDAILIGFTAGIEPHNGASLHRSSGHLHMWHPKQKKPASAWEAEIDRLIEAGASEMDTEKRKKIYYRLQEIYHEELPMIQMVRQEVYSAYKNKLLNYDPTVWGLYKSERIKIKE; encoded by the coding sequence ATGTTAAAATTATCCTTTCGAACCCCGGCCATACTCCTCTTGATCCCCCTTCTCTCTCTTCTTTTTTCTTGTACTTCACAAAAAGAAGAGAAACTGCAAGTTAAAGCCAAGGTTAAACAGAATCTCGTCACGGCAACCATCAGCGATCCTAAAACCTTTAATATCCTCATAAGTAAAGAAACCAGCAGTTCCGATGTAGTAAGTCCCCTTTTCGAAGGGCTTGTTTCTCTCAATCCCAAAACACTTGAACATGAACCGATGCTGGCCGAGTCATGGGAATTCAGTGAGGGGGGCAAGAGATGGACCTTTCATTTGAGGAAGGGAGTCAAATGGCACGACGGTGAACCCTTTACTGCCGATGATATCATCTTTACCTTTAAAGCCATTTACGACCCCAAAGTCCCCACCTCCACAAGGGACATACTATCAATTGAGGGCAAACCCTTTACCCTTGAAAAAGTGGATGAAATGACAGTACGTTTCATACTTCCCAAGCCCTTCGCTCCTTTTTTAAACTCCATTGGAGCAGCAGATATCATGCCGGAACATATCCTGGGAAAAGCGTTAGAAGAGGGACACTTTGCAGATAACTGGGGTATCGATACACCACCGGAAAAACTCATCGGTACGGGCCCTTACATAATGACCAAATATGTTCCGGCCCAGTATGTCAAATATAAGCGTAATCCCAACTACTGGATGAAAGACGAGGGCGGGAAACAACTCCCCTATCTTGAGGAGCAAAATCTTCTCATTGTTCCCGACCAGAATACGCTTTACGTAAAATTCACGGCAGGGCAGACAGACACACATGGTCCAAGGCCGGAAGAGGTGGAGACACTCAAAAAAGATGCAAAAAAACTCGATATTACCGTTAAAAAAAGGGGACTTAATACGGGTACACTCTTTGTTACCTTTAACCGGAATCCCGAATATTTCCTGAAAAACAATGAGGCAAACCCCAGATACAAATGGTTTAGGGACAAACATTTTTTAAGAGGCCTCGCTCATGCCGTAGATAAGGAGACAATCATTGCCAATACGATGTTTGGCAGGGGAAAAGCTTCTGTCGCCGAAATTTCGGAAGAAAACAAGCTTTTCCATAATCCTGACCTGAAAGATTATAAATATGATCTCGAAAAAGCCCTCCAAGTGCTAAGTGAAGGTGGATACAAAAAGGGAGAAGATGGATTGTTGAGAGACAGTGACAGTAACATCATTGAGTTTGATCTCAATACCAATGCCGGAAACCACCTGAGAGAACAAATCTGTTCCATATTGCAGGAAGACTGGCAAAAGCTGGGCATCAAGGTCAATTATCGCCCCCTCGAATTTAACCTGCTTGTGGAAAAGCTGGACAATACCTACCAGTGGGATGCCATCCTCATCGGTTTTACGGCAGGAATCGAACCCCATAACGGCGCCAGTCTGCATCGTTCAAGCGGTCACCTGCACATGTGGCATCCAAAGCAGAAGAAGCCTGCATCAGCCTGGGAAGCAGAAATAGACAGGCTCATTGAAGCAGGCGCATCTGAAATGGACACGGAAAAGCGCAAAAAAATATATTACCGTTTGCAGGAAATCTATCATGAGGAACTCCCCATGATCCAGATGGTGAGACAGGAAGTATACTCGGCTTACAAAAACAAACTTTTGAACTACGATCCCACCGTCTGGGGACTCTACAAGTCTGAAAGGATAAAAATCAAGGAATGA
- the rsxA gene encoding electron transport complex subunit RsxA, whose translation MTQLSLLLVSAVFVNNFVLARFLGVCPFLGVSKKVETAVGMSMATMFVMTLASVSTWVVQKFILVPFQIEYLQTIAFILIIASLVQFVEMVVQKTSPVLYQALGIFLPLITTNCAVLGVAILNIQKDYSFLSTTIHGFGAALGFALALVIFAGLRERTELADVPKSFQGVAITLITSGLLSLAFMGFSGLVK comes from the coding sequence ATTACACAGTTAAGCCTGCTTCTTGTAAGCGCTGTATTTGTAAACAACTTTGTTCTTGCAAGGTTTCTGGGCGTTTGTCCCTTTCTTGGTGTCTCAAAGAAGGTAGAGACGGCCGTCGGCATGAGTATGGCAACCATGTTTGTTATGACGCTTGCCTCTGTCTCTACGTGGGTAGTTCAAAAGTTTATCCTAGTTCCCTTTCAGATCGAATATCTCCAGACCATTGCCTTTATTTTGATCATCGCCTCTCTGGTTCAGTTCGTTGAAATGGTTGTTCAGAAGACGAGCCCTGTGCTCTATCAGGCTCTCGGAATCTTTCTTCCTCTTATAACGACAAACTGCGCTGTTTTAGGTGTTGCAATTCTTAATATCCAGAAAGATTATTCGTTTTTGTCGACAACAATCCACGGGTTTGGCGCCGCTTTGGGATTTGCCCTTGCTCTTGTTATTTTTGCCGGCTTAAGAGAGCGGACTGAACTTGCTGATGTCCCCAAATCTTTCCAGGGAGTGGCAATTACACTGATTACCTCCGGATTGCTCTCTCTTGCCTTTATGGGCTTTTCCGGTCTCGTAAAATGA
- a CDS encoding RnfABCDGE type electron transport complex subunit B — translation MIEAILSLSGLGLIAGIGLGIASKVFHVYVDPKVEAVEGALLGTNCGACGFPGCSGLANAIIAGEAAITDCLPGGEDVVNDLCRIMGVEATAAEKEVAIVLCKAGDREAKTKFDYMGVKDCWAAMQVGGGFKSCSYGCLGLGSCYKACEYDAIEITEDRLAIIIPEKCTGCTMCVPACPVNIIKMVPASQKVHVLCSSFDKGPATKKVCSVGCIGCTLCTKKTSNMSMENNLAIVDYSVLDNTHDPVDICPTGTISDFEQAHPLKRFKPEKKKKAKKAKPAAKVKKEGVTAKPDSDKKVVPKPTEGQETPKSKVEKEKSGNEAEKPAKDNKEAVKPEGSEKVEGSVSEKKEEGTKDVS, via the coding sequence ATGATTGAAGCAATACTCAGTTTAAGTGGTCTTGGGCTTATTGCCGGTATTGGTCTTGGAATAGCCTCCAAGGTTTTTCATGTTTACGTCGACCCCAAGGTGGAAGCTGTTGAAGGGGCACTTCTCGGTACAAATTGTGGTGCCTGTGGTTTCCCGGGGTGCAGCGGTCTTGCCAATGCTATTATTGCCGGTGAAGCTGCAATTACAGACTGCCTGCCCGGTGGTGAGGATGTCGTTAATGATCTTTGCAGGATTATGGGCGTTGAGGCGACTGCTGCGGAAAAAGAAGTTGCCATTGTTTTGTGTAAAGCCGGTGACAGGGAAGCAAAAACTAAATTTGATTATATGGGTGTCAAGGATTGCTGGGCAGCCATGCAGGTAGGCGGAGGCTTTAAAAGCTGTAGTTATGGTTGTCTGGGGTTGGGCTCCTGTTATAAGGCCTGTGAGTATGATGCTATTGAGATAACGGAAGATCGTCTCGCCATTATTATTCCTGAAAAGTGTACGGGCTGTACTATGTGCGTTCCGGCCTGTCCTGTCAATATTATTAAAATGGTGCCGGCAAGTCAGAAAGTTCATGTTCTATGTAGTAGTTTCGATAAAGGTCCTGCTACAAAGAAAGTCTGTAGTGTCGGTTGCATAGGCTGTACTCTCTGTACAAAGAAAACGTCAAATATGAGCATGGAGAATAATCTCGCCATTGTTGATTATTCTGTTCTTGATAATACACATGATCCCGTTGACATCTGTCCTACAGGAACGATTTCTGACTTTGAACAGGCCCATCCTTTAAAGCGCTTCAAACCGGAAAAAAAGAAAAAGGCAAAGAAAGCTAAACCGGCAGCAAAGGTGAAAAAAGAAGGTGTAACTGCGAAGCCTGATTCTGATAAAAAAGTAGTACCTAAACCAACTGAAGGGCAAGAAACTCCTAAGTCAAAGGTAGAAAAAGAAAAGAGTGGAAACGAAGCAGAGAAGCCTGCTAAAGATAACAAAGAGGCTGTAAAGCCTGAAGGATCGGAAAAGGTGGAAGGATCGGTTTCTGAGAAAAAAGAGGAAGGTACCAAGGATGTCAGCTAG
- the rsxC gene encoding electron transport complex subunit RsxC yields the protein MSARGFAGGVHPPDSKELTRDKSIELLSLPERVVIPLHQHIGAPSVALVEVGAHVKKGQVIASARGYVSSPIHASISGEVKAIKEFPHPSGKDMMAIEIVSDGKDEWAEDLEEEQDVTKLSAQDIRGKVLSAGIVGLGGAAFPTHVKLAPPDGKKIEAVILNGAECEPYLTADHRLMVEDADSIIEGLKLLMKVLGVNKGYIGIEDNKPEAVTAMMTAASGTDIEVMSLHVKYPQGAEKQLIKAVIGKEVPPGGLPMDVGVVVQNVGTAAAVYDAVRYGRPLIERITTVTGLGVKEPKNFKVRIGTLSGELIDAAGGFTENIGKIIMGGPMMGGGVYTTDVPVVKGTSGILVMKMDEIRNRESHPCIRCGRCAAVCPMYLEPGAMGIFSEREMLEEVEDYFVMDCIECGCCSYTCPSDRPLVQLFRFAKAGIIKKRQKEGDN from the coding sequence ATGTCAGCTAGAGGGTTTGCTGGAGGTGTTCATCCTCCCGATTCAAAAGAGTTGACAAGGGATAAGTCTATTGAACTTTTGTCGCTTCCTGAAAGGGTAGTTATCCCTTTGCATCAGCATATAGGAGCTCCTTCCGTTGCTCTTGTTGAAGTAGGTGCTCATGTTAAGAAGGGGCAGGTCATTGCCTCGGCCAGAGGTTATGTTTCTTCTCCTATACATGCAAGTATTTCAGGTGAAGTGAAGGCGATTAAAGAGTTCCCTCATCCATCGGGCAAAGATATGATGGCCATAGAGATTGTTTCTGATGGAAAGGATGAATGGGCTGAAGACCTGGAAGAAGAGCAGGATGTGACTAAACTCTCTGCTCAAGATATTAGGGGAAAAGTTTTGTCTGCCGGTATTGTAGGATTGGGAGGTGCTGCTTTCCCGACGCATGTCAAGCTGGCGCCGCCGGATGGCAAGAAGATTGAGGCAGTCATCCTCAACGGCGCCGAATGTGAGCCCTACTTGACTGCCGATCACCGACTGATGGTTGAAGATGCCGATTCTATTATTGAAGGTCTGAAGCTTCTTATGAAAGTCCTCGGTGTAAATAAAGGTTACATCGGAATCGAGGATAATAAACCGGAAGCTGTTACGGCAATGATGACTGCCGCATCAGGAACTGATATAGAAGTTATGAGCCTTCATGTTAAGTATCCTCAAGGAGCGGAAAAGCAGCTTATTAAAGCAGTTATTGGAAAAGAAGTTCCACCTGGCGGACTTCCAATGGATGTTGGTGTTGTTGTGCAGAATGTGGGAACAGCTGCTGCCGTTTATGATGCTGTCAGGTATGGAAGGCCGCTTATTGAAAGAATAACAACCGTTACCGGACTTGGAGTTAAAGAACCAAAGAACTTTAAAGTCAGGATAGGTACTTTGTCAGGTGAACTTATTGACGCAGCCGGCGGTTTTACCGAAAATATCGGCAAGATCATTATGGGTGGGCCTATGATGGGTGGCGGAGTATATACGACGGATGTTCCCGTTGTTAAAGGGACTTCGGGTATTTTAGTTATGAAGATGGATGAGATTCGTAACAGGGAATCCCATCCATGCATTCGCTGTGGTCGTTGTGCCGCCGTTTGTCCCATGTACCTTGAACCCGGTGCTATGGGGATTTTTTCTGAGCGTGAGATGCTTGAAGAGGTTGAAGATTATTTTGTTATGGATTGTATCGAATGCGGCTGTTGCTCTTATACCTGCCCTTCTGACAGGCCCCTGGTGCAACTTTTCCGCTTTGCAAAAGCAGGAATTATAAAAAAGAGACAGAAAGAGGGGGATAATTAG
- a CDS encoding RnfABCDGE type electron transport complex subunit D translates to MENKLILSSSPHVHCGESIAATMHTVILTLLPASLVGVYYFGLPALGVLVLAIVSCMAVEAAAQKALNKKVTIYDGSAALTGILLAMNLPPSAPWWLVVLGSVIAIGMGKHVYGGLGYNPFNPALVARVVLLISFPVQMTTWTKPQPITSGVDAVTEATPLGLIKEGIMKDGNIDIINNVSSGAFFLGNGSGSLGEVSAIALLLGAAWLLYKGYITWHIPVSFIGTSAVFAGIFWLIDPTRYADPLFHIVTGGMILGAFFMATDYVTSPMTGKGMLIFGAGCGLITMIIRLWGGYPEGVSFAILLMNSVTPLIDKYTIPKRFGSRTAQEVAR, encoded by the coding sequence ATGGAAAACAAGCTCATACTTTCATCGTCACCGCACGTACATTGTGGTGAATCGATTGCAGCGACCATGCATACCGTCATCCTCACACTGTTGCCGGCATCACTCGTTGGTGTTTACTACTTTGGTTTACCTGCCTTAGGCGTTTTAGTTCTGGCCATCGTTAGCTGCATGGCGGTAGAGGCTGCGGCTCAAAAGGCTTTGAATAAAAAAGTCACTATCTATGATGGGAGTGCTGCACTTACAGGCATTCTTCTGGCAATGAATCTTCCTCCCAGTGCTCCCTGGTGGCTGGTGGTACTAGGTTCTGTAATTGCCATCGGAATGGGTAAACATGTCTATGGAGGGTTGGGTTATAATCCCTTCAATCCTGCGCTAGTGGCGAGAGTTGTTCTTCTTATCTCTTTTCCTGTCCAGATGACGACATGGACAAAACCGCAGCCCATAACATCCGGTGTAGATGCTGTTACCGAAGCGACGCCCCTTGGTCTCATTAAGGAAGGGATTATGAAGGATGGTAATATTGATATTATCAATAATGTTTCCTCAGGCGCCTTCTTTCTTGGTAATGGCAGTGGAAGTCTCGGTGAAGTTTCAGCTATTGCTCTTTTGCTTGGTGCTGCCTGGCTTCTTTACAAAGGTTACATTACCTGGCATATTCCTGTTTCCTTTATCGGTACTTCGGCTGTCTTTGCAGGTATCTTCTGGCTAATTGATCCGACAAGGTATGCCGATCCACTATTTCATATCGTTACTGGTGGTATGATTTTGGGTGCCTTTTTTATGGCAACCGACTATGTGACTTCTCCCATGACCGGAAAGGGCATGCTTATCTTCGGGGCAGGTTGCGGACTGATTACGATGATCATCAGGCTTTGGGGTGGTTATCCTGAAGGTGTTTCTTTTGCCATTCTCCTCATGAACTCTGTAACGCCTTTAATAGACAAATATACTATTCCAAAGCGATTTGGTAGTAGAACTGCTCAAGAGGTAGCCCGATGA
- a CDS encoding RnfABCDGE type electron transport complex subunit G: MNKDVIKLAIALTIVTGIAAATLSFVYDSTKDAIAESKRQEKLKAIKAVLPGYDNEPDKDIIELVSGKDKKGNDVKRVFYRGKKGEEITGIAFTSSNMLGYSGFIDVMVGIDPNGTVSAIEVISHAETPGLGDKIAFSPWKDQYKGKNLTNTKWLVTKDGGDFTILTGATISPRAVTKAVKDGLDFYAAHKDEILK; encoded by the coding sequence ATGAATAAAGACGTCATAAAGTTGGCTATAGCTCTAACGATTGTAACAGGTATTGCTGCTGCAACGCTCTCCTTTGTCTATGATTCGACTAAAGACGCTATTGCAGAATCAAAAAGACAAGAAAAATTAAAGGCCATCAAAGCGGTTCTCCCAGGTTATGATAATGAACCCGATAAAGATATTATTGAACTCGTTTCCGGTAAGGATAAAAAAGGAAATGATGTTAAAAGAGTATTCTATCGCGGTAAAAAAGGTGAGGAGATTACGGGGATTGCATTTACTTCTTCCAATATGCTTGGCTATAGTGGTTTTATAGATGTAATGGTAGGAATTGATCCAAATGGTACCGTGTCGGCTATCGAGGTGATAAGTCACGCAGAAACACCTGGTCTTGGTGATAAAATTGCTTTTTCTCCCTGGAAGGATCAATATAAAGGAAAAAATCTTACTAACACTAAATGGCTTGTTACCAAAGATGGCGGTGATTTTACAATTCTGACAGGTGCGACAATTTCACCAAGAGCGGTTACGAAGGCCGTTAAGGATGGTCTTGATTTTTATGCAGCCCATAAAGATGAAATTCTTAAGTAG
- a CDS encoding electron transport complex subunit E codes for MSEYGKIMKKGLWTENPVFKQLLGMCPLLAVTTSAENGLGMGLASTFVLVCANIVVSVFREYIPAKVRIPCFIVIIASFVTITDLVMAGFMFDLHKKLGLFIPLIVANCMILGRAEGFASKHSIDKSIVDGVAVGLGFTLALVILGGVRELFGNGTVFSVNIFGDGYLPLIVMVLPPGAFIALGFIIAFFNKLEKRA; via the coding sequence ATGAGTGAGTATGGAAAAATAATGAAGAAGGGGCTCTGGACGGAGAACCCTGTATTCAAACAACTTCTCGGAATGTGCCCTCTTCTCGCTGTAACAACCTCAGCGGAAAATGGCTTAGGTATGGGCCTGGCATCTACCTTTGTTCTCGTCTGTGCCAATATTGTTGTTTCTGTATTCAGGGAATATATACCTGCAAAGGTAAGAATCCCCTGTTTTATCGTTATTATTGCCTCTTTTGTTACTATTACAGATCTGGTTATGGCCGGTTTTATGTTTGATCTTCATAAAAAGCTTGGACTTTTTATTCCCCTTATTGTTGCCAACTGTATGATTCTGGGGCGTGCTGAAGGTTTTGCTTCAAAGCACAGTATTGATAAGTCAATTGTCGATGGTGTTGCTGTTGGTCTTGGTTTCACCCTTGCTCTTGTAATCCTGGGCGGTGTGAGAGAGCTTTTTGGAAACGGAACCGTTTTTAGCGTTAATATATTTGGTGACGGCTACCTCCCACTCATTGTTATGGTCTTGCCTCCCGGAGCCTTTATTGCTCTTGGATTTATCATCGCCTTTTTTAATAAACTTGAAAAGCGAGCGTAA
- a CDS encoding CNNM domain-containing protein, with product MDSTVIIIHIILLVLLIVLSGFFSGSETALMALNKLKLKHQAKEGKKGALVLEKILQRPENLLGTILLGNNLVNVAASALATSLAINLWGEELGILYATIIMTLALLIFAEVTPKTFSAYHSEGTSYFIARPMKFVMLVLKPFVRVVNIFTNAILKSIGVKKKAGEVFTEEELKTMILIGEESGIIGTKRKEMLHGILELRDMSVKEVMVPRMEIFAINIEESSSHIKEKILSSPYSRIPVFRGDIEKVEGIVLVKDYLKVVASGHEPQLENIMSPPYFIPETKKIQEQLTDFQRKSVHLALIIDEFGGIEGLVSMEDLLEEIVGEIWDETDMKISNIVRHRDGSITVDGKFSIRDLNKSLQVDIPEEDFNTVAGLLLHSMGRIPSKGDSVEFMNLEFIANSV from the coding sequence ATGGATAGTACGGTTATTATTATTCATATTATTCTGCTCGTTTTGTTAATTGTTCTTTCAGGTTTTTTTTCCGGTTCTGAAACGGCACTAATGGCCCTTAATAAACTGAAGCTGAAGCACCAGGCAAAAGAAGGCAAAAAAGGGGCCTTAGTACTGGAAAAAATACTTCAACGACCGGAAAACCTCCTCGGTACCATTTTACTCGGAAATAATCTTGTTAATGTTGCTGCATCCGCGCTGGCTACTTCCCTTGCCATAAATCTGTGGGGAGAGGAGCTGGGAATACTTTATGCCACCATAATCATGACACTCGCTCTGCTGATTTTTGCAGAAGTTACTCCAAAAACCTTTTCTGCTTATCATTCTGAAGGCACATCCTATTTTATTGCAAGACCAATGAAGTTTGTAATGCTTGTGCTAAAACCTTTTGTACGCGTTGTTAATATTTTTACTAATGCCATTTTAAAAAGCATTGGCGTAAAAAAGAAGGCAGGAGAAGTATTTACCGAAGAGGAACTTAAAACGATGATCCTTATCGGTGAAGAATCAGGCATAATAGGGACGAAGAGGAAAGAAATGCTTCATGGTATCCTGGAATTGAGGGATATGAGTGTAAAAGAGGTTATGGTTCCCAGGATGGAAATATTTGCCATTAATATTGAGGAATCATCTTCTCATATTAAAGAAAAAATTCTTTCTTCCCCTTATTCGAGAATTCCTGTTTTCCGGGGGGATATTGAGAAGGTTGAAGGTATTGTTCTTGTAAAGGATTATTTGAAGGTGGTTGCATCCGGTCATGAACCGCAACTGGAAAACATAATGTCTCCACCCTATTTTATACCGGAGACGAAAAAGATACAGGAGCAGCTTACCGACTTTCAAAGAAAAAGTGTTCATCTTGCCTTGATCATCGATGAGTTTGGCGGTATCGAGGGTCTTGTCTCTATGGAAGATCTTCTTGAGGAAATTGTCGGTGAAATATGGGATGAAACAGATATGAAGATAAGCAATATCGTTCGACACAGAGATGGTTCCATTACGGTAGATGGCAAGTTTTCAATCAGGGACCTTAATAAAAGCCTACAGGTAGATATCCCGGAAGAGGATTTTAATACAGTTGCCGGACTCTTGCTTCATAGTATGGGAAGGATCCCTTCAAAAGGTGACAGTGTTGAATTTATGAATCTCGAGTTTATTGCCAACTCTGTAG